A part of Nostoc sp. C052 genomic DNA contains:
- a CDS encoding DUF2808 domain-containing protein, whose product MNRTLTYTAIFALTMAVLVPATYANPIPQSSNFPHVISLVEFPQGIRHARIMRHTLKIAVPENSKAISQLIIEAPANIVLRENIDASDQSGKKFAAKVSIQGKKATLEFAESVAPGTVIIVEMNNVKKTAVTTGDKFYKISTILAGMNVELPIGIAQLRVI is encoded by the coding sequence ATGAATAGAACACTGACATACACTGCTATTTTTGCCTTGACTATGGCAGTTTTAGTTCCAGCTACTTATGCAAATCCTATACCACAATCTAGTAACTTTCCTCATGTTATTAGCTTGGTAGAATTTCCCCAGGGTATTCGCCACGCGAGGATTATGAGACATACCTTAAAAATAGCAGTTCCCGAAAATAGCAAGGCTATTTCTCAGCTAATTATCGAAGCTCCAGCTAACATTGTTCTCAGAGAGAATATTGATGCGTCCGATCAATCCGGTAAAAAATTTGCTGCAAAAGTTTCTATTCAAGGTAAAAAAGCTACGCTAGAGTTTGCCGAATCAGTCGCTCCTGGAACTGTCATAATTGTAGAAATGAATAATGTTAAAAAAACAGCAGTGACTACTGGTGATAAGTTCTACAAGATATCTACCATTCTCGCTGGCATGAATGTAGAGTTACCAATTGGTATTGCTCAATTGCGTGTAATTTAA